In Leptodesmis sichuanensis A121, the following are encoded in one genomic region:
- a CDS encoding MDR/zinc-dependent alcohol dehydrogenase-like family protein, whose protein sequence is MKALWLENQQLHLHTDLPIPTPPAGEARMRVLRAGICNTDLELLRGYYPYSGIPGHEFVGVVEQGPDTLVGQRVVGEINAVCGQCRFCLQGHSTHCENRTVLGIVNRPGAFAEYLTLPIANLHPVPDSITTDAATFTEPLAAALEIQQQINISPADKVLVVGDGKLGQLVAQTLALTGCDLLVVGRHAAKLANLEARGIAVGFADAVDDRHFDISVECTGNPEGFAIARRALRPRGTLVLKSTYAGNLTLDASSLVVDEITLIGSRCGPFAPALELLSTGQVNVLPLIQARYPLSEGLAAFVHAQQKGVMKVLLPTFRPLKCHIGNLVA, encoded by the coding sequence ATGAAAGCCCTCTGGTTGGAAAATCAACAATTGCACCTGCACACCGATCTACCCATCCCCACACCTCCGGCAGGGGAAGCGCGGATGCGGGTGTTGCGGGCGGGAATTTGTAATACAGACCTGGAATTGTTAAGGGGATACTACCCGTACAGCGGGATTCCAGGTCATGAGTTTGTTGGGGTGGTGGAACAGGGGCCAGATACTCTGGTCGGGCAGCGGGTGGTGGGTGAAATCAATGCGGTGTGTGGTCAGTGTCGCTTCTGTTTGCAGGGGCACTCAACTCATTGTGAAAATCGCACGGTACTGGGGATTGTCAACCGCCCCGGCGCCTTTGCGGAGTACCTGACCTTGCCGATCGCCAATCTCCATCCCGTGCCAGACAGTATTACCACCGATGCCGCGACTTTTACTGAACCTTTAGCGGCAGCGCTGGAAATTCAGCAACAGATCAACATCAGTCCTGCTGACAAGGTGCTGGTGGTGGGGGATGGCAAGTTAGGTCAGTTGGTGGCTCAAACACTAGCCTTAACGGGATGTGATTTATTAGTTGTGGGTCGCCATGCAGCAAAACTGGCCAATCTAGAAGCACGCGGAATTGCCGTTGGATTTGCGGATGCGGTGGACGATCGCCACTTCGACATCTCCGTAGAATGTACCGGCAATCCAGAGGGATTTGCGATCGCTCGTCGTGCGTTGCGTCCCCGTGGTACTTTGGTTTTGAAAAGCACCTATGCCGGAAATCTCACCCTGGATGCGTCGTCCCTGGTAGTAGATGAAATCACGTTGATCGGTTCCCGGTGTGGCCCTTTTGCTCCAGCGTTGGAACTTTTGAGTACCGGGCAGGTGAATGTGCTGCCCCTGATCCAGGCTCGTTATCCCTTATCGGAAGGACTCGCGGCCTTTGTCCATGCCCAACAGAAAGGTGTGATGAAAGTATTATTACCGACATTCCGCCCTTTGAAGTGTCACATCGGGAATTTAGTCGCATAA
- a CDS encoding IS1634 family transposase, whose translation MLLNGELIVQNLDHLGIVAGLVDELKIVEQINQHLGEDPREQISPGVAVKAMILNGLGLVSAPLYLFEQFFVGKATEHLLGAGVLAAHLNDDRLGRVLDALYLGGLSPIFMAICLTAARKFGVVCKSAHFDSTSLSVEGEYLPESQVTEGVAPVPIHITYGYSRDRRPDLKQFVMNLVCWGDGEIPAFIELADGNQSDKTRFADLMQEFKSQWNFEGLYVADAALYSEQNLQQVSGLRWLTRVPLTLNAASELISQLADAAFETTELEGYRIATVCCDYGGVQQRWLVVESQKRKQADLKKLDKTLTQATAHWQSQLRQLCAQEFACEADAIAALEKFGQKLPWHQLDGMGVKQTVHYDKPGKPKRGHPPSRITYHPQASLTLNTTVVARHQQRAGRFILATNVLESEQLSAQQALEEYKGQQGNERGFRFLKDPLFFASSVFLKSPERIMALAMIMGLCLLVYNLGQRQLRQALQQANQTLPNQLGKGTQRPTLRWVFQCFMAVHYVVLNGVQQVVNLTDDRRHILQFFGSACRRYYLLC comes from the coding sequence GTGCTGTTGAACGGCGAATTGATTGTGCAGAACCTGGATCATCTGGGCATCGTGGCCGGATTGGTAGACGAGTTAAAGATTGTGGAGCAGATCAACCAACATTTGGGAGAAGACCCGCGAGAGCAAATTAGCCCAGGGGTGGCGGTAAAAGCCATGATTCTGAATGGATTAGGGCTGGTATCTGCGCCGTTGTACCTGTTTGAACAATTCTTTGTGGGGAAAGCAACGGAACATTTGCTGGGCGCAGGAGTACTGGCGGCGCATCTCAATGACGACCGGTTAGGACGAGTCCTCGACGCCCTGTACTTGGGCGGACTAAGCCCAATATTTATGGCCATTTGCCTGACGGCGGCCCGCAAATTTGGAGTCGTGTGCAAGAGCGCCCATTTCGACTCGACTTCACTTTCGGTGGAGGGCGAGTATTTGCCGGAGTCCCAGGTGACTGAGGGCGTTGCCCCTGTTCCGATTCACATCACCTATGGCTATTCGCGGGACCGTCGTCCTGACCTGAAGCAGTTTGTGATGAATTTGGTGTGTTGGGGGGATGGAGAGATTCCCGCGTTCATTGAGTTAGCCGACGGTAATCAGTCCGATAAAACCCGCTTTGCTGACTTGATGCAGGAGTTTAAGTCGCAGTGGAACTTTGAGGGGTTGTATGTGGCGGATGCTGCCCTCTACAGTGAGCAAAACTTGCAACAGGTGTCCGGGTTGCGATGGCTGACCCGAGTGCCGTTGACGCTGAATGCAGCATCGGAGTTAATCAGCCAGTTGGCAGACGCTGCGTTCGAGACTACGGAACTGGAAGGGTATCGGATTGCGACTGTCTGCTGCGACTATGGCGGTGTCCAACAGCGATGGTTGGTGGTCGAAAGCCAGAAACGCAAACAGGCTGACCTCAAGAAGTTAGATAAAACCTTGACCCAGGCAACCGCCCATTGGCAATCGCAATTACGACAATTATGCGCTCAAGAATTTGCTTGCGAAGCTGATGCGATAGCCGCACTCGAAAAATTTGGACAGAAGCTACCGTGGCATCAACTGGATGGAATGGGTGTGAAGCAAACGGTGCACTATGACAAACCGGGTAAGCCCAAACGGGGTCATCCTCCCAGTCGCATTACCTATCACCCTCAAGCCTCGTTAACTTTGAATACTACGGTTGTGGCCAGACATCAGCAACGGGCTGGGCGCTTCATTCTGGCAACCAATGTTCTCGAGTCTGAGCAATTAAGCGCGCAACAGGCGCTGGAGGAATACAAAGGGCAACAAGGGAATGAGCGGGGCTTTCGGTTTCTCAAAGACCCTCTGTTCTTTGCTTCCAGTGTCTTCCTCAAATCCCCAGAACGGATCATGGCACTTGCTATGATCATGGGCTTGTGCTTGCTCGTGTACAACTTGGGCCAACGCCAACTCCGTCAAGCACTTCAGCAGGCCAACCAAACCTTGCCCAACCAGCTTGGCAAAGGCACTCAACGCCCGACCCTACGTTGGGTCTTTCAGTGTTTTATGGCAGTGCATTATGTCGTGCTCAATGGGGTTCAGCAAGTGGTCAATCTCACTGACGATCGCCGCCATATTCTCCAATTTTTCGGTTCTGCCTGTCGGCGGTATTACTTACTTTGTTGA
- a CDS encoding carbohydrate ABC transporter permease, with amino-acid sequence MATFLDPNQSATTEPSRRRVSISLGDVFFWLAVVAIVIFCLAPILWQVLTSFKFNEDISALPTIYFPRRITLQHYIELFTRRPFLRYIFNSTFVSSVSTIACLAIGTPAAYALARLRPLGGNLVQLGVLLITLFPSILLLQGLLEVIQLFHLGNNYLALIIPYTALNLPLTILVMRSFFAQLPRELEDAARVDGYNTGQMLVQILAPLTLPALVTTGILTFIAAWNEFIFALTFITEETMKTIPVASAQLGSTSVFEIPYGPIAAATVVGTIPLVILVLLFQRQIVQGLTAGAVKG; translated from the coding sequence ATGGCTACCTTTCTCGACCCTAACCAGTCTGCTACCACTGAACCTTCCAGGAGACGAGTGAGCATTTCCCTTGGTGATGTGTTCTTCTGGTTGGCGGTGGTGGCGATCGTCATCTTCTGTCTCGCGCCGATTCTGTGGCAGGTGCTGACCTCCTTCAAATTCAATGAAGACATTTCGGCCCTGCCAACAATCTATTTTCCACGTCGGATTACCCTGCAGCACTACATCGAACTGTTCACCCGTCGGCCCTTCTTGCGGTACATCTTCAACAGTACCTTTGTCTCTTCAGTTTCCACGATCGCCTGTCTCGCGATCGGTACGCCTGCTGCCTATGCCTTAGCACGCTTGCGACCTCTCGGAGGCAATTTAGTGCAGTTGGGAGTCTTGTTGATTACCCTATTCCCCAGCATTCTGTTGCTACAAGGATTGCTGGAAGTGATTCAGTTATTTCACCTGGGTAATAACTACCTGGCATTGATCATTCCTTACACAGCATTGAATCTACCGTTGACCATTCTGGTGATGCGGAGTTTCTTCGCACAATTGCCACGGGAACTGGAAGATGCAGCCAGAGTAGATGGCTACAACACTGGACAAATGCTAGTGCAAATTCTGGCTCCCCTGACATTACCCGCTTTAGTAACAACAGGGATTCTCACCTTCATTGCCGCCTGGAATGAATTCATCTTTGCCCTCACCTTCATCACTGAAGAGACAATGAAAACCATTCCCGTTGCATCTGCCCAGTTAGGCAGTACTTCTGTGTTTGAGATTCCCTATGGCCCGATCGCTGCGGCCACTGTGGTCGGTACGATTCCGCTGGTAATTCTGGTGCTGCTCTTCCAACGTCAGATTGTCCAGGGCTTAACGGCAGGAGCGGTGAAAGGATAA
- a CDS encoding transposase: MDRHPVHRQQSVKQWLREHLEQIELFYLPSYSPELNPTEYFNGDVKQGVHDKPPSRNLKQLKGRVLSQLRKLQKLPARIRNYFKHPLIAYAAL, from the coding sequence GTGGACCGGCATCCCGTGCATCGGCAACAGAGCGTGAAACAGTGGTTACGAGAACACCTCGAGCAGATTGAGTTATTTTACTTACCCTCCTATTCGCCAGAATTGAATCCAACTGAATACTTCAATGGTGATGTGAAGCAGGGCGTGCATGACAAACCACCGAGTCGTAATTTGAAGCAGTTGAAAGGGCGAGTGTTATCTCAATTGCGGAAGTTACAGAAGCTACCTGCTCGGATTAGAAATTATTTCAAGCATCCATTGATTGCTTATGCTGCGTTGTAG